In a genomic window of Leisingera caerulea DSM 24564:
- a CDS encoding GNAT family N-acetyltransferase: MTLSLRPAVPLDAGAVGDILYRFQQDTEWMPKLYTSAEVISFCGLMIDRGWVTVAERDGSIAGFLAQDGLEVCSLYLAPGACGQGAGKALLDAAKSSAPRLTLRTFAANIRAQKFYQREGFAETGRGDGTGNEEGLPDIAYEWRAKQEAAA; this comes from the coding sequence GTGACCCTCTCCTTGCGCCCTGCCGTTCCCTTGGATGCCGGTGCCGTGGGGGACATCCTCTACCGTTTCCAGCAGGACACGGAGTGGATGCCCAAGCTCTACACTTCGGCGGAGGTGATTTCCTTCTGCGGCCTGATGATCGACCGCGGCTGGGTCACCGTGGCGGAGCGGGACGGCAGCATAGCGGGGTTCCTGGCCCAGGACGGCCTGGAGGTCTGCTCGCTCTACCTCGCGCCGGGGGCGTGCGGGCAGGGGGCGGGCAAGGCGTTGCTGGACGCGGCCAAATCGTCCGCACCGCGGCTCACCTTGCGGACCTTCGCCGCCAACATCCGCGCGCAGAAGTTCTACCAGCGCGAGGGCTTTGCCGAAACCGGCCGCGGCGATGGCACGGGTAACGAAGAAGGTCTGCCCGATATCGCCTATGAATGGCGTGCCAAGCAGGAGGCGGCGGCATGA
- a CDS encoding YcjF family protein, producing the protein MSKKPVLFELDEDAGAPPVAEAPPVPEPAVPEPLPPSAMEQAARIAARKPSRLARWFWALLVAVVGAMASVAAWDFATGLIARVPVLGWAVSAGLALLLLLALAMGLRELAALSRLRRVDTLRHQAAEVADLAAARAFTNRLEGFYKGREDLTWHQARLAERQAEVLDGDALLLLAEEELLVPLDALALREVEAAARQVATVTAIVPMALADILTALVSSLRMIRRVAGIYGGRPGLFSSWRLTRAVLAHLAATGAVAAGDDLLEPVLGGSVLSKLSRRFGEGLVNGALSARVGIAAMEVCRPMPFSQKRKPSTRKVVQRALTGLFSKEK; encoded by the coding sequence ATGAGCAAGAAGCCCGTCCTGTTCGAGCTCGATGAAGACGCCGGGGCGCCTCCGGTTGCGGAAGCCCCGCCGGTACCCGAACCCGCGGTGCCGGAGCCGCTGCCGCCGTCAGCGATGGAGCAGGCGGCCCGGATTGCCGCCCGCAAGCCGTCGCGCCTGGCACGCTGGTTCTGGGCGCTGCTGGTTGCGGTGGTTGGCGCAATGGCCTCGGTCGCGGCCTGGGATTTCGCGACCGGCCTGATCGCCCGGGTGCCGGTGCTGGGCTGGGCGGTCAGCGCCGGGCTGGCCCTTTTGCTGCTGCTGGCCCTGGCGATGGGCTTGCGCGAGCTGGCGGCGCTGTCGCGGCTGCGGCGGGTTGATACCCTGCGGCACCAGGCGGCAGAGGTTGCAGACCTGGCGGCGGCCCGTGCCTTCACCAACCGGCTGGAAGGTTTTTACAAGGGGCGCGAGGATCTTACCTGGCACCAGGCCCGGCTGGCAGAGCGCCAGGCTGAGGTTCTGGACGGCGATGCCCTTTTGCTGCTGGCGGAGGAGGAACTGCTGGTGCCGCTCGACGCCCTGGCCCTGCGGGAGGTGGAGGCCGCCGCCCGGCAGGTGGCCACGGTGACGGCAATCGTGCCGATGGCGCTGGCGGATATCCTGACGGCGCTGGTCTCCTCCCTGCGGATGATCCGCCGGGTGGCCGGGATCTATGGCGGCCGCCCCGGTTTGTTCAGCTCCTGGCGGCTGACCCGTGCGGTGCTGGCGCATCTGGCCGCCACCGGCGCGGTTGCCGCAGGCGATGACCTCTTGGAGCCGGTGCTGGGCGGCTCGGTCCTGTCCAAGCTCTCCCGCCGGTTTGGCGAGGGCCTGGTCAACGGCGCGCTGTCCGCCCGCGTCGGCATCGCCGCGATGGAGGTCTGCCGCCCGATGCCGTTCTCGCAAAAGCGCAAGCCCAGCACCCGCAAGGTGGTGCAGCGGGCGCTGACGGGGCTTTTTTCCAAGGAGAAATAG
- a CDS encoding group III truncated hemoglobin, with product MSDTDTANPLARFEITAEEISRVVAVFYARVRAHPVLGPVFAAHVSDWPEHEEKIAGFWRNAILRERSYSGNPMRVHVSRPDVKAEHFPMWLGLFHEVLRAELPAQTALQWGALADRIGEGFRTGVVAMRQPKDQPPNLF from the coding sequence ATGAGCGATACAGACACCGCAAACCCGCTGGCGCGGTTTGAGATCACCGCAGAGGAGATCTCCCGCGTGGTCGCGGTCTTCTATGCGCGCGTCAGAGCGCACCCGGTATTGGGGCCGGTCTTTGCCGCGCATGTCTCCGACTGGCCGGAGCATGAGGAGAAGATTGCGGGGTTCTGGCGCAATGCGATCCTGCGGGAGCGCAGCTACAGCGGTAATCCGATGCGGGTGCATGTCTCGCGGCCTGACGTGAAGGCGGAGCATTTCCCGATGTGGCTGGGCCTGTTCCACGAGGTGCTGCGGGCCGAACTGCCAGCGCAGACCGCGCTGCAATGGGGCGCGCTGGCCGACCGCATCGGCGAAGGATTCCGCACCGGCGTCGTGGCGATGCGCCAGCCCAAGGACCAGCCGCCGAACCTGTTCTGA
- a CDS encoding SDR family oxidoreductase: protein MAEITKRVLVLGAYGFIGAEVVRALRADGVSVTGLGRSAEQAARVLPGVPFAAGDLRQLLQREDWGPLLQGVDAVVNCAGVLQDMAPGELEAVHHTAISALAAACAERGIKVVQVSAAGAGTKAATEFMRSKGRGDEALRASGAAAWILKPGLVIGQGAYGGTRLLRMLAAVPLVQPVALAGASVQCVGMPDLAAAVAAALTGVLPPGTYDLVEDQPHTLEAVLAETRNWLGFAPARMVLRFPDWLLPPVAACADALGRLGWRSPLRSTAIAEIRSGVRGDPEPYRAAIGQGLAPLEAICQSLPASRAQRLDARMALLMPVAVAVLSLFWLASGLVGLWQLDSAAQVLRAKGWSTNLAGSSVIFWLLADIALGLAILWRPWAERACLGMAAVSLVYLLAATVVTPEMWADPLGPLVKVLPGLLLALITHQLLQER, encoded by the coding sequence ATGGCGGAGATCACCAAGCGGGTTCTGGTTCTGGGCGCTTACGGATTTATCGGCGCTGAGGTGGTCCGGGCCTTGCGGGCCGATGGGGTCTCCGTGACGGGCCTTGGCCGCAGCGCTGAGCAGGCGGCACGGGTGCTGCCGGGGGTGCCCTTCGCTGCGGGTGATCTGCGTCAGCTATTGCAGCGCGAAGACTGGGGGCCGCTGCTGCAGGGAGTGGACGCAGTGGTGAATTGTGCGGGCGTGCTGCAGGACATGGCGCCGGGAGAGCTGGAGGCCGTGCATCACACCGCCATTTCGGCCCTGGCGGCAGCCTGCGCTGAGCGCGGTATCAAGGTGGTGCAGGTCTCCGCTGCCGGGGCGGGGACAAAAGCCGCGACAGAGTTCATGCGCAGCAAGGGGCGGGGTGATGAAGCTTTGCGCGCCTCAGGTGCTGCAGCTTGGATCCTGAAACCCGGGCTGGTGATCGGGCAGGGGGCTTATGGCGGCACAAGGCTCTTGCGGATGCTGGCGGCGGTGCCTTTGGTGCAGCCGGTGGCGCTGGCCGGTGCTTCGGTGCAATGCGTGGGGATGCCGGACCTGGCCGCGGCGGTGGCGGCCGCGCTGACCGGAGTGCTGCCGCCCGGCACCTACGATCTGGTGGAAGATCAGCCGCACACGCTCGAGGCGGTACTGGCAGAGACCCGCAACTGGCTGGGTTTTGCGCCCGCCCGGATGGTGCTGCGGTTCCCGGACTGGCTGCTGCCGCCGGTCGCGGCCTGCGCCGATGCGCTGGGGCGACTTGGCTGGCGCTCGCCCTTGCGCAGCACAGCAATTGCGGAAATCCGCAGCGGCGTGCGCGGGGACCCGGAACCGTACCGCGCAGCCATCGGGCAGGGGCTCGCGCCCCTGGAAGCGATCTGCCAATCGCTGCCAGCAAGCCGTGCGCAGCGTCTGGATGCTCGAATGGCGTTGCTGATGCCGGTCGCGGTTGCAGTGCTGAGCCTGTTCTGGCTGGCCTCGGGGCTGGTCGGCTTGTGGCAGCTGGACTCCGCGGCCCAAGTGCTGCGGGCCAAGGGATGGAGCACTAACCTGGCCGGCTCGAGCGTGATTTTCTGGTTGCTCGCGGATATTGCCTTGGGGCTGGCTATCCTGTGGCGGCCCTGGGCGGAGCGGGCCTGCCTGGGGATGGCTGCGGTGTCGCTTGTCTATCTGCTGGCGGCCACGGTGGTGACGCCGGAGATGTGGGCGGACCCGTTGGGACCGCTGGTCAAGGTGCTGCCTGGCCTGCTGCTGGCGCTGATCACGCATCAATTGCTGCAGGAGCGTTAA
- a CDS encoding DUF2269 family protein, protein MDPELTLRWMHVIGACVLLGTGAGIAFFMLMAHRTRNAHLVAHTAGVVVLADLLFTATAVIVQPVTGGLLAWRLGWPLSEGWLALSLGLYVLTGAFWLPVVWIQLRLRDLARAAAEAGEALPARYHQLFAIWFACGFPAFVSVLAIIWLMLARPDLGVWLVR, encoded by the coding sequence ATGGACCCTGAGCTGACCCTGCGCTGGATGCATGTGATCGGCGCCTGTGTCTTGCTGGGAACCGGGGCAGGCATTGCCTTTTTCATGCTAATGGCGCATCGCACCCGCAACGCGCATCTGGTTGCCCATACTGCGGGTGTTGTGGTGCTGGCAGACCTCCTGTTTACCGCTACGGCGGTGATCGTGCAGCCCGTCACCGGCGGTCTGCTGGCCTGGCGGCTGGGCTGGCCGCTGAGCGAGGGCTGGCTGGCGCTGTCGCTGGGGCTATATGTGCTGACCGGGGCCTTCTGGCTGCCGGTGGTCTGGATCCAGCTGCGGCTGCGCGATTTGGCACGGGCCGCGGCCGAGGCAGGCGAGGCGCTGCCTGCGCGCTATCATCAGCTGTTTGCGATCTGGTTTGCCTGCGGCTTCCCTGCCTTTGTCTCGGTGCTGGCGATCATCTGGCTGATGCTGGCGCGGCCGGACCTGGGTGTGTGGCTGGTGCGCTGA
- the ileS gene encoding isoleucine--tRNA ligase: MCADTPQTPDYKDTLNLPKTDFPMRAGLPKREPGWLERWAQMGVYDKLREKAAAAKGTDAERKPFTLHDGPPYANGHLHIGHALNKTIKDMIVRSHQMMGFDARYVPGWDCHGLPIEWKIEEQYRKKGKNKDAVPVVEFRQECRAFADSWVDIQREEFKRLGITGNWDDPYLTMNYHAEAVIADEFMKFLMNGTLYQGSKPVMWSPVEKTALAEAEVEYHDKESFTIWVKFKVAEAGGFVAADGEDADFAGADSAIVAQDLEGAHVVIWTTTPWTIPSNKAVVYGAEIAYGLYEVTGTPEECWAAVGDRFILADNLAADVFKRARLGEDQYKRLRGVSAEELSSLSLKHPLAGAEGANGEWDAIRDFRAADFVTDTEGTGFVHCAPSHGMEEFELYRDLGMLEQVITYNVMDDGSFRADLPFFGGTYILSRKGGEGDANKTIIDKLVEVGGLLARGKIKHSYPHSWRSKAPIIYRNTPQWFASVDRKLDDGMNEMGDSIRERALRSIDELVKWWPQTGRNRLHSMIESRPDWVLSRQRAWGVPLTCFTKKGALPTDADFLLRNEDVNRRIVAEFEEHGADVWYEDGFKARVLGNSVDPDDYDQVFDVLDVWFDSGSTHAFVLRDREDGTEDGIADVYMEGTDQHRGWFHSSLLQACGTKGRAPYRNVVTHGFTLDEKGMKMSKSLGNTIVPEEVVKQYGADILRLWVAQTDYTADQRIGPEILKGAADSYRRLRNTMRFLLGSLGDFREDQRVAPEDMPELEQWVLHRLAELDHKVRTGYQSFDFQGVFSAVFNFATVDLSAFYFDIRKDALYCDGDTLNARAARTVLDILFHRLTTWLAPILVFTMEEVWLEKYPGGDSSVHLQDIPETPGDWLNEPLAAKWSKIRQARRVVTAALEVQRTDKVIGASLEAAPVVHVRDTEALAALKSVNFADICITSDIMLTNDPAPAEAFRMPEVDGVSVVFEKADGGKCQRCWKILPDVGRHSHAGVCGRCDSALS; encoded by the coding sequence ATGTGCGCCGACACGCCCCAGACGCCTGACTACAAAGACACCCTGAACCTGCCGAAAACCGATTTCCCGATGCGTGCAGGCCTGCCCAAACGCGAGCCCGGCTGGCTGGAGCGCTGGGCGCAGATGGGCGTTTACGACAAACTCCGCGAGAAGGCTGCCGCGGCCAAGGGCACGGACGCGGAACGCAAGCCCTTCACCCTGCACGACGGCCCCCCTTATGCCAACGGCCACCTGCACATCGGCCACGCGCTGAACAAGACCATCAAGGACATGATCGTGCGCTCCCATCAGATGATGGGCTTTGATGCGCGCTATGTGCCGGGCTGGGACTGCCACGGCCTGCCGATCGAATGGAAGATCGAGGAGCAGTACCGCAAGAAGGGCAAGAACAAGGATGCCGTCCCGGTGGTGGAGTTCCGCCAGGAATGCCGCGCCTTTGCCGACAGCTGGGTCGATATCCAGCGCGAGGAATTCAAACGGCTGGGCATCACCGGCAACTGGGATGATCCGTATCTGACCATGAACTACCACGCCGAAGCGGTGATCGCGGATGAGTTCATGAAGTTCCTGATGAACGGCACCCTCTATCAGGGCTCCAAGCCGGTGATGTGGTCACCGGTCGAAAAGACCGCGCTGGCCGAGGCCGAGGTCGAATATCATGACAAGGAAAGCTTCACCATCTGGGTGAAGTTCAAGGTGGCCGAGGCGGGCGGCTTTGTGGCCGCTGACGGCGAGGATGCGGATTTCGCAGGTGCCGACTCGGCGATCGTGGCGCAGGATCTGGAAGGCGCCCATGTGGTGATCTGGACAACCACCCCCTGGACCATCCCCTCGAACAAGGCGGTGGTGTACGGGGCTGAGATCGCCTATGGCCTTTATGAGGTGACCGGCACGCCCGAGGAATGCTGGGCCGCTGTGGGTGACAGGTTCATCCTGGCCGACAACCTGGCTGCCGATGTGTTCAAGCGCGCCCGCCTGGGTGAAGACCAGTACAAGCGCCTGCGCGGGGTCTCAGCTGAGGAACTGTCCAGCCTTTCGCTGAAGCACCCCCTTGCAGGTGCCGAGGGCGCAAACGGCGAATGGGATGCTATCCGCGACTTCCGCGCGGCGGATTTCGTGACCGACACCGAAGGCACCGGCTTTGTCCATTGCGCACCCAGCCACGGCATGGAGGAATTCGAGCTCTACCGTGATCTGGGCATGCTGGAGCAGGTCATCACCTACAACGTCATGGACGACGGTTCTTTCCGTGCCGATCTGCCGTTCTTTGGCGGCACCTACATCCTCAGCCGCAAGGGCGGCGAGGGTGATGCCAACAAGACCATCATCGACAAGCTGGTTGAGGTTGGCGGCCTGCTGGCACGCGGCAAGATCAAGCACAGCTACCCGCATTCCTGGCGCTCCAAGGCGCCGATCATCTACCGCAACACGCCGCAGTGGTTTGCCTCCGTCGACCGCAAGCTGGACGACGGCATGAATGAGATGGGCGACAGCATCCGCGAACGCGCCCTGCGCTCCATCGACGAGCTGGTGAAATGGTGGCCGCAGACCGGGCGCAACCGCCTGCATTCGATGATCGAAAGCCGCCCCGACTGGGTGCTGAGCCGCCAGCGCGCCTGGGGCGTGCCGCTCACCTGCTTCACCAAAAAGGGCGCGCTGCCGACCGATGCGGACTTCCTGCTGCGCAATGAGGACGTCAACAGGCGCATCGTTGCGGAGTTTGAGGAGCACGGCGCCGACGTCTGGTACGAGGACGGCTTCAAAGCGCGGGTTTTGGGGAACAGCGTGGATCCCGACGATTACGACCAGGTGTTCGACGTGCTGGACGTGTGGTTCGACTCCGGCTCGACCCATGCCTTTGTGCTGCGCGACCGCGAAGACGGCACCGAGGACGGCATCGCTGACGTCTACATGGAAGGCACCGACCAGCACCGCGGCTGGTTCCATTCTTCGCTGCTGCAGGCCTGCGGCACCAAGGGCCGCGCGCCGTACCGCAATGTGGTGACCCACGGCTTCACGCTGGACGAGAAGGGCATGAAAATGTCCAAGTCGCTTGGCAACACCATCGTGCCGGAAGAGGTCGTCAAGCAGTACGGCGCCGACATCCTGCGCCTGTGGGTGGCCCAGACCGACTACACCGCCGACCAGCGCATCGGGCCGGAGATCCTGAAGGGCGCCGCCGACAGCTACCGCCGCCTGCGCAACACCATGCGCTTCTTGTTGGGCTCACTTGGCGACTTCCGCGAAGATCAGCGGGTGGCGCCGGAGGATATGCCGGAGCTGGAGCAGTGGGTTCTGCACCGGCTGGCTGAGCTCGACCACAAGGTGCGCACCGGCTACCAGTCCTTCGACTTCCAGGGCGTGTTCTCGGCAGTCTTCAACTTTGCCACTGTGGACCTGTCAGCCTTCTACTTCGACATCCGCAAGGATGCGCTCTATTGCGACGGCGACACCCTGAATGCCCGCGCCGCGCGCACCGTGCTGGACATCCTGTTCCACCGCCTGACCACCTGGCTGGCGCCGATCCTGGTCTTCACCATGGAAGAGGTCTGGCTGGAGAAATACCCGGGCGGGGACAGCTCGGTGCATCTGCAGGACATCCCGGAAACCCCGGGCGATTGGCTGAACGAGCCGCTGGCCGCCAAGTGGTCCAAGATCCGCCAGGCCCGCCGGGTGGTGACCGCAGCGCTGGAGGTGCAGCGCACCGACAAGGTGATTGGTGCTTCGCTGGAGGCCGCTCCGGTGGTGCATGTGCGCGACACGGAGGCGCTGGCGGCGCTGAAATCGGTGAATTTCGCCGATATCTGCATCACTTCGGACATCATGCTGACCAATGATCCGGCTCCGGCCGAAGCGTTCCGGATGCCGGAAGTCGATGGTGTTTCGGTGGTGTTTGAGAAGGCCGACGGCGGCAAATGCCAGCGCTGCTGGAAGATCCTGCCGGATGTGGGCCGCCACAGCCATGCTGGCGTCTGCGGACGCTGCGACAGCGCGCTGAGCTGA
- a CDS encoding LysM peptidoglycan-binding domain-containing protein — MKTFFAAAAMGLFALAANSAAAETCGGVYTVQSGDSLSVIADKMYKDAGKWSAIHNRNIDKIGPKPNAIRVGMKLSLACLEGLPLGLPGGKEISAAVPAAAVPVKVAPGNAAVRKKINLLTGDDYAPFTSKAAHNGGLITEVVNAAMAKAAPAEGYAIHWVNDWSSHFDPLLSNALLDLGFPWYKPDCETMPDSYRCQNFHFSEPMFETLMLLFADSGRPFAFEQDSDIEGKTLCRPAGYLTFDLDERGRNWIAEKKITLKQPHKVKDCFDMVAAGEADAVAINEFTGRSVMKEHGLEGQFTILPQPLSVLGIYVVVHKTHPRAEEMLSMINTGLRSIQEDGSYQAIVEDHMARIWAGF; from the coding sequence ATGAAGACGTTTTTCGCTGCCGCAGCCATGGGGCTGTTTGCCCTTGCCGCCAACTCCGCAGCCGCCGAGACCTGCGGCGGGGTTTACACTGTGCAGTCCGGCGACAGCCTGTCGGTGATTGCCGACAAAATGTACAAGGACGCGGGCAAGTGGAGCGCCATCCACAACCGCAACATCGACAAGATCGGCCCCAAGCCGAACGCGATCCGGGTCGGCATGAAACTGTCGCTGGCCTGTCTCGAGGGGCTGCCGCTGGGGCTGCCGGGCGGCAAGGAAATCTCCGCCGCCGTTCCCGCCGCTGCGGTGCCGGTCAAGGTGGCACCCGGCAACGCCGCGGTGCGCAAGAAGATCAACCTGCTGACCGGCGACGATTACGCGCCTTTCACCTCCAAGGCTGCGCACAACGGCGGGCTGATCACCGAGGTGGTGAACGCCGCCATGGCCAAGGCAGCGCCGGCCGAAGGCTATGCCATCCACTGGGTGAACGACTGGTCCTCGCATTTCGACCCGCTGCTGTCCAACGCGCTGCTGGACCTGGGCTTCCCCTGGTACAAGCCCGACTGCGAAACCATGCCGGACAGCTACCGCTGCCAGAACTTTCATTTCTCGGAGCCGATGTTCGAAACCCTGATGCTGCTGTTTGCCGACAGCGGCCGGCCCTTCGCCTTTGAGCAGGACAGCGACATCGAGGGCAAGACCCTGTGCCGCCCCGCGGGGTATCTGACCTTTGACCTGGATGAGCGCGGCCGCAACTGGATTGCGGAGAAGAAAATCACCCTGAAGCAGCCGCACAAGGTGAAGGACTGCTTTGACATGGTGGCCGCGGGGGAGGCCGATGCGGTGGCGATCAACGAATTCACCGGCCGCAGCGTGATGAAAGAGCACGGGCTGGAGGGTCAGTTCACCATCCTGCCGCAGCCGCTGTCGGTGCTGGGCATCTATGTGGTGGTCCACAAGACCCACCCGCGCGCGGAGGAGATGCTGTCGATGATTAACACCGGCCTGCGCAGCATCCAGGAGGACGGCAGCTATCAAGCGATCGTCGAGGACCATATGGCCCGGATCTGGGCCGGTTTCTGA
- a CDS encoding transporter substrate-binding domain-containing protein — protein MKRLFSRLLQLAAVFSFAPAAAWAICDVDYVAQPGDTLFSIAETHYGERERWTLVYYRNQKLLAGATVLPGRKLFIPCITGATAPDATPLRKDKAELTLLTGGGYAPFTGRGLPGQGMVTELVNAALELAPAPVSYSVSWEDDWSKHLFPMLDQKEFDMGFPWLKPDCAAEPDNERCANFHFSEPVMTLPVMLFARAGSGFEYREDADVEGKTLCRPAGYFTHDLNRTGRRWLDEDKITLVQPKTPADCFRMVAEGKVDAVAVNLFLGASTIVREGLRDTVVPLEKPLSEEGLHVVISKRHWRGTTHLYRINAGLQKLRGSGRFEEIMSRHLELFWAQLQ, from the coding sequence ATGAAACGGTTGTTCTCCCGCCTTCTTCAGCTGGCCGCGGTGTTCAGTTTTGCGCCGGCCGCGGCCTGGGCAATCTGCGATGTCGATTATGTGGCCCAGCCCGGCGACACGCTGTTCTCCATCGCCGAGACCCATTATGGCGAACGCGAGCGCTGGACGCTGGTATACTACCGCAACCAGAAACTGCTGGCGGGCGCGACAGTGCTGCCGGGCCGCAAGCTGTTCATTCCCTGCATCACCGGGGCGACCGCGCCGGATGCCACACCGCTGCGCAAGGACAAGGCAGAGCTGACACTGCTGACCGGCGGCGGCTATGCGCCCTTTACCGGCCGCGGCCTGCCGGGTCAGGGGATGGTGACCGAGCTGGTCAACGCCGCGCTGGAACTGGCGCCCGCGCCGGTCAGCTATTCGGTCAGCTGGGAGGACGACTGGTCCAAGCACCTGTTTCCGATGCTGGACCAGAAGGAATTCGACATGGGCTTTCCCTGGCTCAAGCCCGACTGCGCGGCTGAGCCGGACAATGAGCGCTGCGCTAACTTCCATTTCTCCGAACCGGTGATGACCCTTCCGGTCATGCTGTTTGCGCGCGCGGGCAGCGGCTTTGAGTACCGCGAGGATGCGGACGTTGAGGGCAAAACCCTGTGCCGCCCGGCCGGCTATTTCACCCATGATCTGAACCGCACCGGGCGCCGCTGGCTGGACGAGGACAAGATCACGCTGGTGCAGCCGAAAACCCCTGCTGACTGTTTCCGTATGGTGGCAGAGGGCAAGGTGGATGCGGTCGCGGTCAACCTGTTCCTGGGCGCCAGCACAATCGTCCGGGAAGGGCTGCGCGACACAGTTGTGCCGCTTGAAAAACCGCTTTCGGAAGAGGGCCTGCATGTGGTGATTTCCAAGCGCCACTGGCGCGGCACCACCCATCTCTACCGGATCAATGCGGGCCTGCAGAAGCTGCGGGGCAGCGGCCGGTTCGAAGAGATCATGTCACGCCACCTGGAGCTGTTCTGGGCGCAGCTGCAATAA
- a CDS encoding methylated-DNA--[protein]-cysteine S-methyltransferase encodes MISASLETPVGALSVTERDGAIVRLAWSAAATGQSALLDRALDQLRAYFAGELTAFDLPLHVGGSDFQRAVCEAMQAIPFGETRTYGDIAKGLGAPPQPVGNACGGNPIPVIIPCHRVLSATGLGGFSGQGGVETKVALLKHEGAASLLI; translated from the coding sequence ATGATTTCAGCCAGCCTTGAAACGCCTGTCGGTGCGCTCAGCGTGACAGAGCGGGACGGCGCAATCGTGCGGCTGGCCTGGTCTGCGGCGGCAACAGGGCAGTCAGCCTTGCTGGACCGGGCGCTGGACCAGCTGCGCGCCTATTTCGCCGGCGAGCTGACGGCATTCGATTTGCCGCTGCATGTGGGTGGCTCTGATTTCCAGCGGGCGGTATGCGAGGCGATGCAAGCGATCCCCTTTGGCGAAACCCGCACCTATGGGGACATTGCCAAAGGGCTCGGCGCCCCGCCGCAGCCGGTGGGCAATGCCTGCGGCGGCAATCCGATCCCTGTGATCATCCCGTGCCACCGGGTGCTGAGCGCAACAGGCCTGGGCGGATTTTCCGGACAAGGCGGGGTGGAAACCAAGGTTGCTCTTCTGAAACACGAAGGCGCCGCCAGCCTGCTGATCTGA
- a CDS encoding CDP-alcohol phosphatidyltransferase family protein has product MTPQIRALSVHLLTATGAVFAMLAMLAAADGKWSLMFVWLVVAFAVDGVDGPLARHYHVKRYSPEFDGVLLDLIIDYLTYVFIPAFALFQSGLMAGWTGWFAIIVITFGSAMYYADTRMKTKDNSFSGYPGVWNMPVLVIFALEPSHWTILVLVTLLSIAMFLPLKFIHPVRTARWRKVSLPVALAWTFFAGWAAWVDFHPASWAHWGLVVTSVYLLFVGIAQQIIPERRRAPSHP; this is encoded by the coding sequence ATGACACCTCAGATCCGCGCCCTTTCCGTACACCTGCTCACTGCAACTGGCGCCGTCTTCGCCATGCTGGCCATGCTGGCAGCAGCGGACGGCAAGTGGAGCCTGATGTTCGTCTGGCTGGTGGTGGCCTTTGCCGTGGACGGCGTCGACGGCCCGCTGGCCAGGCATTACCACGTCAAGCGCTACTCGCCGGAATTCGACGGGGTGCTGCTGGACCTGATCATCGACTACCTGACCTATGTCTTCATCCCGGCCTTTGCGCTGTTCCAGTCCGGGCTGATGGCGGGCTGGACCGGCTGGTTCGCGATCATCGTTATCACCTTCGGCAGCGCGATGTATTACGCCGACACGCGGATGAAGACCAAGGACAATTCCTTTTCCGGCTATCCCGGCGTGTGGAACATGCCGGTGCTGGTGATCTTTGCGCTGGAACCCAGCCATTGGACCATTCTGGTGCTGGTGACGCTGTTGTCCATTGCCATGTTCCTGCCGTTGAAATTCATCCATCCGGTGCGCACGGCCCGCTGGCGCAAGGTCTCGCTGCCGGTGGCGCTGGCCTGGACGTTCTTTGCCGGCTGGGCCGCCTGGGTCGATTTCCATCCGGCCAGCTGGGCCCATTGGGGGCTGGTGGTCACCTCGGTCTACCTGCTGTTTGTCGGCATTGCCCAGCAGATCATTCCCGAACGCCGCCGCGCGCCGTCGCATCCCTGA
- a CDS encoding GDCCVxC domain-containing (seleno)protein has translation MPEDPVLTSTLTCPSCGHQATETMPQDACQWFHECPGCRTLLRPRPGDCCVFCSYGTVPCPPVQRGTSCCG, from the coding sequence ATGCCTGAAGACCCCGTCCTGACCAGCACTCTCACCTGTCCGTCCTGCGGCCATCAGGCCACGGAAACGATGCCGCAGGACGCCTGCCAGTGGTTCCACGAATGCCCGGGCTGCCGCACCCTGCTGCGGCCCCGTCCCGGCGACTGCTGCGTGTTCTGCTCCTACGGCACGGTTCCCTGCCCGCCGGTGCAAAGGGGGACCAGCTGCTGCGGCTGA